The DNA window ATGACTAAACCAAAAAAAATAGCTGTTGTTTGCAATTACGCCTTGAACCCCAATCGCATTGGCGGTATGGATCGCTTTTGGGTGGCCTATGATCAGAAAGCCAAAGCATTAGGGTATGAAATAGATTGGTATTTTTCGGACTACACCCCATTTGAATTCTTTTCTGAATTGACGATATATAGTGCCAATAGCGACAATATGGAGTCTTTTTTCTTAGAAAAAGTAAAGCAAGACAGCTTAAAATACGATATTTTAGTCACTCATTTTTTGGGGTTATGTTCGTCCTTTTTCAAAAAGGCAAAAGCGACTGGTATTCAACAAATCATTGCAGTAGACCACAATCCGAGACCTCTAGAGGGGTTTCCGCTTGCGAAAATCATCAAAAATAAAATCAAAGGAATTTTATATTCCAGCTATATCGACCAGTTTATAGGCGTTTCTAATTATGCAAAAAAGCATATTCTCAAGGATTATGGTTTTTTTCTGGACAAAAAAATAAGCGTGATTTATAACGGAATTGATACTTCGGTTTTTGTAAAACGAACACAAGAAAATAGGAATAAATTTATACTTACTTCTCATTTGAGAGAATCAAAAGGGATTCAAGATTTATTGAGGGCGTTATCTATTGTAGAAAAACCAATTTTAAGCCAAATTCAAATCGATATGTATGGCGAAGGACCTTATGAAGACGAACTGAGAAGGTTGACCGCAGAATTTGATCTCGCGACCATTATAAACTTCAAGGGAAGTTCTTCTAAACTAAACGAACTGTATGCAGATTATGCCTATTTGATACAACCCTCACACGGCGAAACTTTTTGTTATTCTGTTATTGAAAGTTTAGCTTGCAATGTTCCAGTAATTACAACAGTCGAAGCAGGAAATGTGCTGTCTGTAATTAAGGAAGACCATAATGGATTTCTTTTTAATGCAGGAAATTACAATCAACTTGCTGCAATCCTAAAAAACATTGTTTTGGGGAATTTAAAAATCGAAAAGGATGTCAGCATGCCAATTGAAAAAGAGTTTAATTTAGAGAAAATGGTCAACGAACACATACAGTTATTACATTGAAAACAAATACAAATCCAGTTCTGACTTCGGCTCCCCTCTCCTTTGGAGAGGGGTTGTGGGTGAGGCTTAAAATCGCCTTCCTAACCCCCGAATATCCACATTCCAAAACTGGAAGTTTCGGAGGAATTGGCACGAGCATTAAGAATTTGGCTATCGGACTTTTAGCCGAAGGTTGCTCGGTTCGAGTGTTAGTTTATGGACAAAATTCAGAAAGTGTTTTTGATGACAATGGTATTACTATTCAACAGATACAAAATGTCAAATTCAAAGGATTGTCTTGGTTTTTGACTCGTAAAAAATTAGAGCGCATCATCAATCAATTGTATGCTGATAAGGCAATTGATTTAGTCGAAGCCCCCGATTGGACTGGCATAACCTCTTTTATCCAGCCCAAAAAATGCCCGATTGTTATCCGGCTGAACGGCTCGGACACTTATTTTTGTCAGTTGGATCACCGTCCAGTAAAATGGCAGAATCGATTTCACGAGAAGAGAGCACTGCAAACAGCTGATGGCTTAATTTCGGTTAGTCAATTCACTGCCGATTTGACTAATGAAGTTTTTGGATTGCAAAAGGAATTTACCATCATTCCAAATTCGATTGATGTGGATTTGTTCAATTTCAATAGCAATTTCAAAACCAACGCTGGAGTTCCCCCTTCGGGGGTTAGGGGGCTTTTATATTTCGGAAGTCTAATCCGTAAAAAAGGATTGTTAGAATTGCCCTTAATTTTCAATCAAGTGATTCAAAAAAATCCAGAAGCCCATCTCGTTTTGGTGGGTAAAGATGTGCCTGATATCGTTTCAGGCAATTCCTCGACTTGGGCGATGATGCAAGAATTATTTACCGCTGAGGCCTTGTCAAACGTTAGTTATTTGGGAAGTGTTCCGTATCAAAAGATAAAAGAACATATAAAAGAGGCAGCGGTTTGTGTTTTTCCTACATTTGCCGAAGCCTTACCCGTATCTTGGCTCGAGGCAATGGCCTTGCAAAAACCCATTGTGGCGACTAATATTGGCTGGGCAAAAGAAGTGATTGCGGATGGAGTAGAAGGTTTTTTGGTACATCCCAAAGCCCATCAAGAGTATGCCGAACGGATTTTGGAATTGCTCGGAAGTAGTCAATTGCAGGAAAGTTTTGGAATCGCTGCCCGAAAAAAAGTAGTAGAAAAATTCAGTATGCAAGTCGTGGCGCAAAAAAGTGTCTTGTTTTATAAATCCATAATAGGTTAGATTTGGTTATTCTCTATCATAGTAACAATCGAGTTGTCAGTGTAGTTTCAGAGCTAGACGGAATAGTGCCTTTTGATAAAAGTGCGACTATTGCTGCAGCTTTGGTGAACTTGGCGCAGCAATTTCCGGATTCAATATTACTTTGGTGTCATCAAAGTTTGCAAGCTCACCTAAACGTTTCGGAAATAGAGGATTTGTTTCATCATAAGAAATTGCTGCTATCCTTTAATCCATCAGAAAGTCCTTTTATTGATTCGGCTATTGGCTACGCCGATGCTTCGCTTTTCGTACCAATTAGTAAAATGGTTTCTTTTCCCAGTTGGCAAATGAGTAGTGTCGTGGGAGGTGTTTCGGCAGAGGTCTTGTTGGCTTTGAATGCTGCCATTCCATTAAAGGACAATTTTGATTATTTCTTGTGTTCGCTCGCTAAATTGGCTATGCCCAGAGGGTTGTTGTGTTATTCCGAACCCTTGCTTTTAAAACCGAATTCGCTAAGTATTCCAAGCAAAGGAAGCCTTTACACGCTTTTTCGTTTTGTAAAACAGCATTATAAAACCCGTTGGGTTTTCCTTTTAGTATTCAATTTGTTTTTATACGAACGAAAGTTGCCCATTTTGCCTTTTCTTTTTTCCCTTTTTTATAAAAATAGAACCAAAATAGCTATTCATTTGGATGGTATCATAGTGCAATCCTCCAAAAAAGTAATAGGTAAAGCCACAGTTGATGTTATTATTCCAACGATTGGGCGAAAAACTTATTTGTATGATGTCTTGAAAGATTTTTCGAAGCAAACTTTGTTACCTAATAAGATAGTTATTGTAGAACAAAATCCTGAAGCAGGCAGCAAAACCGAATTAGATTATATCCAAAATGAAAAATGGCCGTTTGAAATCCAACATATTTTTACCCATCAAGCGGGTGCGTGCAATGCGCGTAATTTGGCTTTAAATGAAACCAAAAGCGAATGGGTTTTCTTGGCAGATGACGACAATCGGTTTGAAAGTACTTTGCTAGCGGCTATTTTTGATAAGATAAAACAATTTGGAAATCAGGTGGTAACCACTTCCTATCCTCAAAAAAATGAAATCAAAAAATACAATAACCTCATACAATGGCCTACTTTTGGCGCGGGCAATAGTGTTATTAAAAGAGTACTTTTAGAAAAGGTGCGATTCAACAACGCCTTTGAATTTGGTTATGGTGAAGATAGCGATTTTGGCATGCAATTGCGAAATCAGGGTAATGATGTTTTGTATTTGCCAGAACCTGAAATACTGCATTTGAAAGCTCCTATGGGCGGTTTTAGAACAAAGCCTGTTTTGCAATGGCAAAAAGATGCAGTTCAGCCGAAGCCTTCACCAACCATAATGTTATTTCAATTGTTGCATTGCACAACAGAACAAACCAACAGCTATAAGACGATTTTATTTTTGCAGTATTATCGGCTTCAATCAATTACAAATCCGATACGCTATTATAGTCATTTTAAAAAGCAATGGGATCGCTCTGTGTTTTGGGCTAACCAATTAAAACAGCAAAATGAAGTTTAGTTTGATTATCTGTACCTATATGCGTCCTCAATCGGTCTTGCAACTCTTGCAATCGGTTCAGGAGCAGACTTTATATCCCGATGAAATCTTGATTTTTTATCCGTTTAATCAATAATAAAATTGAAGTCCTTTGAATTTAGATAACTAATTTATAACTATGGTGGTATTGGGTTTTGTGTGAAAGCAAAAAAGTGCAACCATTAAGAGTTCATTAAGTAAATTAAGATTTGTACTGCCCTTATCTTTCTTTTAATCGTGTAAAATCTTAAAAAATAGATTGTAATTTCAGCCTCTAAAGTACTTGTATAGTAAGAAAATTAAGATTTGTATCGCTCTTAATTTTCTTAATAGCCTTAATGGTTTAAAAAAATAATGCTCACACAAAACTCCGAAGTGCCATAACTATTATAAAAAACGAAATAAGTCAATTTAGGTGAATGTAATTCACTAAATTAGTTGTATTTTGGTGAATGTGAATCACTAAAATGAATTGAAAATAGTGAATGAATGTTAAATAGTGTTATCTTTGTGAAAAGTTTTATATGGAAATTAAACGATTTTTAAAAGACAGGATTATAGAGAAGCTTTTCAAAAATAAAGCTATAATTCTAATTGGTGCCAGACAAATTGGTAAAACAACCTTGCTAAATAAGTTGTTGTCTGTCTATGATAATACGCTGTTTCTGGATGGAGACGATAGAATTACCAGGGAGTTGTTGCAAAATCCTTCCACCGAAGAAATACGAAATATAATCGGAAATCATGCTATTGTTTTTATTGACGAAGTGCAAAGAATAGAGACCATAGGAATCACTTCCAAAATAATTGTGGACCAATTCAAGGATGTTCAGTTAGTACTGAGTGGCTCTTCTGCATTTGATATAAAAAATAAAACTAGCGAATCCTTGACAGGACGAAAATGGGAATTTACTATGTTTCCGATTACTTGGAAAGAATTGGAAGACACGGTAGGTTATGTCAAAAGTCTACAACAGCTTGATTTGCGATTGGTATATGGCATGTACCCTGAAATTATTGCACATCCTTCAGAAGAAAAAGAGCGACTAAAACAATTGGTTGATAGTTATTTGTATAATGATTTGTTAGCGTTTTCTACAATAAAAAAACCCGATGTATTAGAAAAATTGTTAAAAGCATTGGCGTTTCAGATGGGGAGTGAAGTTTCATTAAATGAGCTGGCGCAATTATTAAATGTGGATAAAAATACAGTAGCCAATTATATTCAGATTTTAGAAAAAGGATATGTCATTTTCACACTTTCTGGATATAGTAAAAACCTAAGAAATGAGCTGAAATTTGCCAAGAAAATCTATTTTTGGGACAATGGAGTTCGAAACACCATTATCAATAATTTTAATCCTATCGAAATGAGAAATGACAAAGGGGAATTATGGGAAAATTTTATTATTTCAGAGCGACTGAAGAAAAATAACTATGAAAATCCATTTGTAAAAAGTTATTTTTGGCGAACAACCAGCCAGCAAGAAATTGATTATATAGAACTTGAAAATGAGCAACTTACAGCTTTTGAAATAAAGACTAATGAAAATGCAAAAATTAGAAAGTTTGAAAAATTCAAGGAGGCTTATCAAACAGATGTAAAACTAATTCATAAAAAAAACTTTAGGGATTTACTTATTTAAAATGATGCAAGAACCTTTAAAGACCCTATCCTTCTCCCTCATCATCTGTACCTATATGCGCCCTCAATCGGTCTTGCAACTCTTGCGATCGGTTCAGGAGCAGACTTTATATCCCGACGAAATCTTGATTATTGATGGTTCTACGAATCAGGAGACGGCTCAAATTCTTGAAGAAAATCAATTTCCCTATTTGCATTATTATGCTGTACCACCCGAACATCGTGGTTTGACCAAGCAACGAAATTATGGAATAGAACGAATTGGTACAACGATGGAAATCGTTTGTTTTCTGGATGATGACATCGTTTTAGAAAAAGATTATTTTCAGCAATTGCTCCAAACCTACCAAAGTTATCCTGAGGCTCTTGGAGTTGGTGGTTATATTATGAATGAATCCGAATGCGAATTTGTTGGAGAACCGTATCACCCCAAAACCGATGAGTTTTATTTTGACGGTTGGACGCGAAAAGAGGGCAGCCGATTTATTCTTCGGAAAAAGTTGGGTTTGGACAGCGATTGTCCCCCAGGTTATGCGTCTTTGTATTCACACGGTAGAAGTGTAGGTTTCCTTCCTCCGAGCGGAAAAACATACGAAGTTGAAATGATGATGGGCGGGGTTTCCTCTTTTAGAAGCGAAGTGTTTAAAACCTTGACATTTTCCACATATTTTGAAGGTTATGGTTTATATGAAGACGCTGATTTTACTTTGAGAGTTTCAAAAATTGGGAAGTTGTATGTGAACACGGCCGCAAAATTATGCCATTATCACGCTGATTCCGGTAGACCTAACCAATACCAATACGGTAAAATGGTCGTGCGCAATGGTTGGTATGTTTGGAGAGTCAAAAATCCCAATCCGTCACTCCAGGCTAAAATAAAATGGCATTCGATTACGATTCTCTTGACAGTTATCCGATTTACCAATACATTTACCACCAAGAAACGAAAAGAAGCTTTTACAGAAGCAGTGGGAAGGACTATGGGCTGGTGGAGTTTGTGGTGGAATAAGCCTAGCTAAAAAGGTATTTTAATTTTGACGGTATTACAACAAAACGAAAATGAATAAAATAGATTTTTCTACAAAAAGAATTGATTGGGCCATTGTGTTGATTTCTGCTATGTTAATGGTATTTGTGGTAAATCTACCCTTCAAGGCCAATCGATTCGGTGATATCACTTTTCACGAAGAATCAAGGAATTTAGCATTGTTCATCAAAGGTGAAGTGGCTGCAGATAAGGTTGTAATCACCAGGGCACCCGGCCCATTATTGTTTTATACGCCAGCCTATTTATTGGCTCCGGTAGACGCTACTGATGATCAGTTATGGGTATATGGAGTGGTTTGTACAGTCATGATTTTAGTTGTTAGTTTGTTATTGATTTTTAGAATTGGGGCCATTTTTTTTTCTAAAGAAGTGGGACTTCTGACTGTTTTGTTGTTTTTTGGTTTTCCCATACATTGTTATTATGCATTGGGTATTTTGGCAGAGATACCAGCATTTTTTTCCTTGACTGTAGGTATTTATGGCTGGTGTATTGCCTTTACCGAGCCTCAGAAAAAGGTGGGGTGGTTCCTGTTGACATTTGGACTATGGCTGTTGATATTGAACCGTCCAAATACTATTCTCATTCTTGGAGTACTAGTTTTAGTAATTGGTTATTCGTTTTTTAAAAACAAATTATTTTATGAAAAATATGGTAGAAATTTAGGAATCACTTTTATTAGTGTTTTAATTCTAGGTGTTGGAACTTTTCGAATAGTGAATACCATAAATGGAACAAAGGTTAATGATAGCCAAGAATCGTTGTTTTATAGTGTTGCCCTTCAAGGTAGATTTCAGTTTAGAGAAGAGCCCGCCGATTTACGCTTTTGGGAAAGTGATAACCGCCCTGATAGTAAAGATTATCAAAATTGGATTCGATGCGGAAGAGAATTGGATGAAAGTATTAGTACTACATCACTTCCTTTTATCGAGGTTTATAGAAACTTTATCCTTAATGATATGGTGGCACATCCCTTATATACGGCTAGACAGATAGTAGTACGAGCTTTTTATGGGCATATCAATATTATTAGCAAGGTGCAACCCCAACAATTTAAAATGGGACCTTTTCGGGGTGCAGTTGCTTTCTGGTCCTTTATCTTGCTAATCAATTCGATCAACTTACTGGTGCTCGTTGGGGTTTCCATTTTTTTTATAAAAGAAAGAAAATGGATTCAGTATTGGATATTTTGGGGAATATGGATCGGATTAGTGGTTTTTCATAGTATAGTTTATATGGAGCCGCGTTATATTTTCCCTGCTAAGGTAGCCTTGTACATTATGAGTGCAGCGGGCTTGTATCGCATTCCTTTAATTAGAAAAATTATGGATAAAATTTCAGTTCCTATTTTTCCACTTTCAGGTGTCGGAAAATAGGAATTTACCATTTTGAAATCTAGTTATTGGATTGAATTTTACTTTAAATTTATAAAAATCGGGAGTAAGCCTAAAATCCGAAGTTAAATAAATATTTGCAAATGAAAAAAGAAGATATTGCCTATTTCCAAATCATCCTTATCCATGCTGTTTTGGGTTTTTTGGTCTATTTGCTTCCTTTTGTGGCTAAAATTTATGGGTATGCTATTTTTATTGTAGGTATTTTGTATGTCATGAAAAAGCAAAATAAGAACAACGAGGCCCTGATTGCAGCCGCTTATGTCGTGGGGAGTGAAGTTTTTTTGCGGATGACCGGAGGTAACCCTCTGTATGAAATTTCTAAATACGGAGTGATGGTTTTTATTTTTATGGGCATGTATTATAGTGGGTTCTCCAAAAGTGCTACTCCCTATTGGATTTTTCTGCTCCTTTTGGTGCCAAGTTTAGTGCTGACCACCTTTGTGCTCAATTTTGAAACTAATATGAAAAATGCCATTGCCTTTAATATCTCAGGTCCGGTCTGTTTGGCTGTGGCTTCTATCTATACCTACAGAAGAAAGATTCCTTTGGAAGAGATGAATTCTATTTTGCTCAGTATGGGACTGCCTATTATGAGTTGTATGGTGTATTTGACTTTTTTCACCCCCGACATTCGCGATGTGATTACCTCTACTCAATCTAATAGCGCAACTTCGGGGGGGTTTGGCCCCAACCAAGTGGCTACTATTTTAGGACTAGGTATGTTTATATTTTTCTCGAGGACTATTCTGGAGTCGAGGACAAAATTTATGCTTGGCCTTAACCTCTTAGTTGCGGTCAATATGAGTTATCGGGGAATGGTAACCTTCTCTCGAGGGGGCATGGTTACAGGTTTTCTGATGATTCTATTGTTGTTGTTGTTCCTCTATTATAAATCCAACTTTACCGGCAGGGTCAAACTCAATTATGTCATTGTTTTTATTGGAGCGGCAATGCTAGTTACTTGGGCCTACACCTCTTATCAAACAAGTGGGCTCATCGATAAGCGTTATGCGAATCAGGATGCGGCAGGACGGGAGAAGGAGTCTAAATTTACCGGAAGAGAAGATGTCGCCTTGGGCGAAATCAATGCTTTCTTAAAGAACCCTATATTTGGCGTGGGGGTAGGCAAGGGTGTAGAGGTACGTCTGGCCGAGACTGGAGATGGGACTTTATCTCATGACGAAATCACCCGCATGTTGGCCGAGCACGGTTCCTTGGGGATTGTAGGTTTATTAATCCTGTTTTTCACCCCTTTAGTTTTATATATCGAGAATAAATTCAACATGTTTTTGCTCTGTTTTTTGGTATTTTGGTTTTTAACCATCAATCACGCTGCCATGCGAACCGCCGCGCCAGCCTTTGTGTATTCCTTGTCGCTGCTGAATGTCTATTTTGAGAAGAATGTGAAGTAAACAGATTGCAGGTTGCAGGTTTCAGTAACAGCCATCTATCATCTGCAACCTGCTACCCCCTTTTCTTCGCCTTAATCATCATTTCCAATTGATCCCAAAGTTCCTCCGGAATCGCTTCGAGAATATTAAATTCTCCGGCACCTTTTAGCCATTCGCCACCATCTAGTACAACCACTTCACCATTCATATAGGCAGAAAAATCAGAAACCAAATACGCCGCTAGATTGGCTAATTCCTGATGGTTACCAACTCGTCCTAAAGGGACTTTTTTGGCCATATCAAATTTCTCGGCTAAGTTGCCCGGCAATAAACGATCCCAAGCGCCTTGGGTAGGAAAAGGTCCCGGAGCAATGGCGTTAGAGCGGATGCCGTATTTGGCCCATTCTACTGCGAGGCTTCGGGTCATAGCCAGTACTCCCGCTTTGGCAGCGGCACTCGGTACGACATAAGCCGAGCCGGTAAAGGCATAAGTAGTCACAATATTCAATATTGTTGCTGAAGTTTGCTTGCTGTCTATCCAATGTTTTCCAAAAGCTAGTGTGCAGTTTTTTGACCCTTTTAGTACAATATCTATGACGGTATCAAACGCATTGGCTGATAATCTTTCGGTGGGAGAGATAAAATTTCCCGCAGCATTGTTGAGCAATACATCAATTTTACCATAGGCTTTTAGGACTTCTTGCAGCATATTTTCGACTTGGTCGTATTGCCTTACATCGCATTGAACCGCCAGACAACTGCCGCCCGTTTCCGTTTCTAGGGCTGCTGCAGTGGTTTGCAGTTTCTCCAAATCTCGGGAACTGATAGCCACTTTAGCTCCAAGCTCCATAAAATAGCGGGTCATAGCTTTGCCTAAGCCGCTTCCACCACCGGTTACCACAATTACTTTGCCTTGCAAGGCATCATCACGAAGCATTTTTGCTGAGAAATCCATAGTTGTTTTTTTTTAGAGATGTAAATATAGGGAAAAATGGTTAAAATGGTTAATTGGTTAACTGATGGCGGATAAATAAGCAATGGTAATGCCAATTTGCCCTTAACTACAACAGATTGCCGCGCTTCACTCCGTTACGCTCGCAATCACAAAGGGACGTGAGAACGATTGAGGTGTGTTCGACAGATTGCCGCGCTTCAGTCCGTTACGCTCGCAATGACATAAGTGAGGATTTTAAATCTTACACAATCTCTTCGCGGCTTCTTCCAAGGTTGGGTTGTCTTTGGCAAAGCAAAACCGAATTCGTTTTTCGTCCACGGCATCCCCATAAAAAGTAGAAAGAGGAATGGCCGCCACACCGTGTTCGAGAATCAAGCGTTTGCAAAAATCTACATCATTTTCATCACTGATAGCAGCGTAGGAAACTACCTGAAAATAGGTTCCTTCGCAGGGAAGTAGTTGGAAGCGACTGCTGTGGATTAATGTACTAAAATAGTCGCGTTTTTCTTGATAGAAGTTACTCAGTTCAGATACATCAACCACATCCAAATACTCGCTGATGGCGACTTGGCAAATACTGTTCACACTAAAAACCAAAAACTGGTGCACTTTTTTGATCTCTGTCATTAAGTGGTCAGGAGCTACGAGATAACCAATTTTCCAACCTGTGATGTGAAACGATTTGCCAAAAGAGGCAATTACTACCGCACGATTTTTGAGTTTCTCCCGTGAATGAACCGAAATATGGTTTTGTTCAAAGGTGATGTATTCATAGACTTCGTCGGAAAGCACTATTGCTTTAGGAAATTTTTCTAAGAGGTTTTCCAATGCCTCAAAATCGGTTTGGGTCCAGATTTTCCCGGTGGGGTTATGCGGATTGTTGATGATGATCATTTTGGTATTGGGCGAAAAGGCTTTTTCAATTCGGTTCCAATTGGGTGTGTAATCCTCATTCAAAGCTACCCGAACAGGTTGGGCATTGCATAGCAAAATGGGGGATTCATAGCAGTCATAACTGGGGTCGAGCAATAGGACTTCCTCCCCTGAATTGACCAAAGCTGTGATTGTAGTGAATATGGCCTGTGTTGCTCCGGCTGTGACTAGAATTTCGGTTTCCGCTTGAATGGTTCTGTGATAGGATTTCAAAACCAAGGCCGCTATCTTATTCAGTAACGGAGGATAACCCGACATCGGGAGGTATTGATGGACATTTTCTTTAGCCAAACGAGCGATACTATCCGAGAGCCTCGGGTCTATAGCGAAATTAGGAAAACCCTGAGAAAGGTTGATAGCCTTGTATTCGCTTGCCATTTTAGACATTAGGGTAAAGATACTCGTGCCGATATGGGGTAGTTTGGACATATTTTGTTTGGATTAAACCTGATAGGTTTTTAAAACCTGTCAGGTTTAAGATATATGGTTTAAAAAAAGGTGTCTATTGAGACGTCATTACTTTTTAGCTCATGGACGTATTTAAAGTTTTCGATATCACCAAATAGTTTCATTACTTCTTTGCGTTTTAATTTCGTTGGTTTGTTCGAAATACAACTGATATATGAACTCCAAGGATATTGTAAAGGATGTTCACAAATAGAATGATGAACAGGATTATTATGGATGTAGGCAATTAGGTTTTGAAAATAATTTTCGTTTTCAATGCCCTTTCTCTTGAATGGTCTTTCAAAAAGAGCACCGTGTCGATTGTATTTTTTGTTGAAGGCTTTTGTATAAGCATTAAATAGATTAGAAAAAGATTGAGAAGGTTGAATTACATTTTCAGTTTTTATTTCTTCCTTGTCTTTGATTCTAATTAAGAAATGAAAGTGGTTTTTCATTAAGCACCAAGCATAGGTTTCAGCCATAGGTTCGATATGCAAATCGTATAATTTTAGAAAATACTCGTAGTTGCTGTTTTCTTTAAAAAGGAGATCACTATTAATGCCTCGGTTGTATATGTGGTAGTACTTTTCGTTTTCAAGGGGTTGAATGGGTTGCATATAATTTGTCGGTTCTTAACAAACCTGACAGGTTTTTAAAACCTGTCAGGTTTAGGTTAGTAAGATCTCCAAGATGCTTGTCGCTGCCTCGCTGATTTTGGTTCCGGGGCCAAAGACGGCTACTGCTCCTGCATCAAATAAGAATTGGTAATCTTGTGCTGGAATTACACCGCCAACAATCACCATAATATCTTCTCGGCCGTGTTTTTTGAGTTCTTCGATGACTTGTGGAACCAATGTTTTGTGACCAGCGGCAAGTGAGGAAACGCCTAGTATGTGTACGTCGTTTTCGACCGCTTGTTTGGCGGCTTCGGCTGGGGTTTGAAACAAGGGGCCTATATCGACATCAAAACCCAAATCGGCATAACCGGTAGCAACCACTTTCGCGCCTCGATCGTGTCCGTCTTGTCCCATTTTGGCAATCATAATTCTGGGGCGACGGCCTTCTTTGAGGGCAAATTCGTCGGCCAGTTGTTTGGCTTTTTCAAAGCTTTTGTCGTCTTTTATTTCTTTGCTATACACGCCACTAAAGGATTTGATTTGTGCTTTATATCTTCCGAAAACGGTTTCCAAGGCATCACTAATTTCGCCTAAAGTGGCTCGGTTTCGCGCTGCATCTACAGCAATTTCCAATAAATTGCCTTCGCCAGTTTGGGCACAAAGGGTTAGTTTTTTGAGGGATTGATGTACTTTTTCAGTTTCTCGACTTGCTTTTATTCGTTCTAATTGTTCGATTTGTTGTCGGCGCACCATTTGGTTATCGACATCTAGAATTTGCAAGGGGTCTTCTTTTTCCAATCGGTATTTGTTGACGCCTACAATGATGTCCTGACTGCTGTCGATACGGGCTTGTTTTCGGGCGGCGGCTTCTTCGATTCTAAGTTTTGGTATTCCCGATTCGATGGCTTTGGTCATTCCGCCGAGTTCTTCGACTTCTTCGATGAGTTTCCAAGCGTTTTGAGCTATTTCGTTTGTGAGGCTTTCGACATAAAAACTGCCTGCCCAAGGATCTACTGTTTTGCAGATTTTGGTTTCTTCCTGCAAATAGATTTGGGTGTTTCTGGCAATTCTGGCGGAGAAATCTGTAGGCAAAGCGATGGCTTCATCCAAGGCGTTAGTATGAAGTGATTGGGTTCCTCCGAAAGCGGCAGCGGCTGCCTCAATAGTAGTTCGAGCTACATTGTTGAACGGATCCTGCATAGTCAAACTCCAGCCTGAGGTTTGGCAATGGGTTCTTAAAGCTAATGATTTATCGTCTTTGGGGTTGAATTGTTTCACTAGTTTAGCCCATATCATTCGGCCCGCGCGCATTTTGGCAATCTCCATAAAGTGATTCATTCCAATGGCCCAGAAAAAAGAGAGGCGAGGAGCGAAGTCGTCAATACTCATTCCGGTTGCCAGTCCGGTTCGGATGTATTCCAAACCATCGGCGAGCGTGTATGCCAACTCGATATCGGCAGTGGCGCCCGCTTCTTGCATATGATAGCCCGAGATGGAAATGGAGTTGAATTTTGGCATTTTTTTGCTCGTGAATTCAAATATATCGGCAATGATTTTCATCGAAGGCGTTGGCGGATAAATGTAGGTATTGCGCACCATAAATTCTTTCAGA is part of the Flavobacterium nackdongense genome and encodes:
- a CDS encoding glycosyltransferase family 4 protein, with amino-acid sequence MTKPKKIAVVCNYALNPNRIGGMDRFWVAYDQKAKALGYEIDWYFSDYTPFEFFSELTIYSANSDNMESFFLEKVKQDSLKYDILVTHFLGLCSSFFKKAKATGIQQIIAVDHNPRPLEGFPLAKIIKNKIKGILYSSYIDQFIGVSNYAKKHILKDYGFFLDKKISVIYNGIDTSVFVKRTQENRNKFILTSHLRESKGIQDLLRALSIVEKPILSQIQIDMYGEGPYEDELRRLTAEFDLATIINFKGSSSKLNELYADYAYLIQPSHGETFCYSVIESLACNVPVITTVEAGNVLSVIKEDHNGFLFNAGNYNQLAAILKNIVLGNLKIEKDVSMPIEKEFNLEKMVNEHIQLLH
- a CDS encoding glycosyltransferase family 4 protein: MKTNTNPVLTSAPLSFGEGLWVRLKIAFLTPEYPHSKTGSFGGIGTSIKNLAIGLLAEGCSVRVLVYGQNSESVFDDNGITIQQIQNVKFKGLSWFLTRKKLERIINQLYADKAIDLVEAPDWTGITSFIQPKKCPIVIRLNGSDTYFCQLDHRPVKWQNRFHEKRALQTADGLISVSQFTADLTNEVFGLQKEFTIIPNSIDVDLFNFNSNFKTNAGVPPSGVRGLLYFGSLIRKKGLLELPLIFNQVIQKNPEAHLVLVGKDVPDIVSGNSSTWAMMQELFTAEALSNVSYLGSVPYQKIKEHIKEAAVCVFPTFAEALPVSWLEAMALQKPIVATNIGWAKEVIADGVEGFLVHPKAHQEYAERILELLGSSQLQESFGIAARKKVVEKFSMQVVAQKSVLFYKSIIG
- a CDS encoding glycosyltransferase family 2 protein yields the protein MVILYHSNNRVVSVVSELDGIVPFDKSATIAAALVNLAQQFPDSILLWCHQSLQAHLNVSEIEDLFHHKKLLLSFNPSESPFIDSAIGYADASLFVPISKMVSFPSWQMSSVVGGVSAEVLLALNAAIPLKDNFDYFLCSLAKLAMPRGLLCYSEPLLLKPNSLSIPSKGSLYTLFRFVKQHYKTRWVFLLVFNLFLYERKLPILPFLFSLFYKNRTKIAIHLDGIIVQSSKKVIGKATVDVIIPTIGRKTYLYDVLKDFSKQTLLPNKIVIVEQNPEAGSKTELDYIQNEKWPFEIQHIFTHQAGACNARNLALNETKSEWVFLADDDNRFESTLLAAIFDKIKQFGNQVVTTSYPQKNEIKKYNNLIQWPTFGAGNSVIKRVLLEKVRFNNAFEFGYGEDSDFGMQLRNQGNDVLYLPEPEILHLKAPMGGFRTKPVLQWQKDAVQPKPSPTIMLFQLLHCTTEQTNSYKTILFLQYYRLQSITNPIRYYSHFKKQWDRSVFWANQLKQQNEV
- a CDS encoding ATP-binding protein; its protein translation is MEIKRFLKDRIIEKLFKNKAIILIGARQIGKTTLLNKLLSVYDNTLFLDGDDRITRELLQNPSTEEIRNIIGNHAIVFIDEVQRIETIGITSKIIVDQFKDVQLVLSGSSAFDIKNKTSESLTGRKWEFTMFPITWKELEDTVGYVKSLQQLDLRLVYGMYPEIIAHPSEEKERLKQLVDSYLYNDLLAFSTIKKPDVLEKLLKALAFQMGSEVSLNELAQLLNVDKNTVANYIQILEKGYVIFTLSGYSKNLRNELKFAKKIYFWDNGVRNTIINNFNPIEMRNDKGELWENFIISERLKKNNYENPFVKSYFWRTTSQQEIDYIELENEQLTAFEIKTNENAKIRKFEKFKEAYQTDVKLIHKKNFRDLLI
- a CDS encoding glycosyltransferase family 2 protein, with product MMQEPLKTLSFSLIICTYMRPQSVLQLLRSVQEQTLYPDEILIIDGSTNQETAQILEENQFPYLHYYAVPPEHRGLTKQRNYGIERIGTTMEIVCFLDDDIVLEKDYFQQLLQTYQSYPEALGVGGYIMNESECEFVGEPYHPKTDEFYFDGWTRKEGSRFILRKKLGLDSDCPPGYASLYSHGRSVGFLPPSGKTYEVEMMMGGVSSFRSEVFKTLTFSTYFEGYGLYEDADFTLRVSKIGKLYVNTAAKLCHYHADSGRPNQYQYGKMVVRNGWYVWRVKNPNPSLQAKIKWHSITILLTVIRFTNTFTTKKRKEAFTEAVGRTMGWWSLWWNKPS